In the genome of Crassaminicella thermophila, the window TATAAATTATGCGTATTTAGTATATTTTTTATTCAATATTTGTTTATTTTTCATTATTGGGTTATTATGGATATAAATAAATATGCTTTTAACGCATAGATAATAAGGTGATTAAATTGTTTGATATCGGTTCTCGCATTCGTAATATAAGGAAACAAAATAAGATGAATATGACTGAGTTAGCTAAAAAAATTAATCTAACTCAACCTCAATTGAGCCGTATCGAAAACAATGTAAATATGGTTCAATTTGATACTTTGGAAAAAATTTGCAAAGTATTTAACATATCTTTATCTGAATTTTTCAAAGATCATGATTCTAACAACATTTCTATTGATGATGTTATTAAAGAACTTCAAGGCCTTACACCTTCCCAGCTTGAAG includes:
- a CDS encoding helix-turn-helix domain-containing protein; protein product: MIKLFDIGSRIRNIRKQNKMNMTELAKKINLTQPQLSRIENNVNMVQFDTLEKICKVFNISLSEFFKDHDSNNISIDDVIKELQGLTPSQLEAIKITIKAMKEGK